The proteins below come from a single Candidatus Kirkpatrickella diaphorinae genomic window:
- the recN gene encoding DNA repair protein RecN: MLTQVSIRDVVLIEKLDLKFANGLTVFTGETGAGKSILLDSLGLALGDRARAGLVRHGAAQASVSATFEIHESHPAFTLLQEHGVDVAPDEEPLILRRVVSKDGKSRAFISDRAVSSALLKRLGALLVEIQGQHEQITLTDTSLHRDLLDQFRIPTDLLTQVAAGYHAYQAAQSAAQTAEAGLKAAREEEEWLRQSVSDLATLAPQEAEEDELVTQRTNLQREERQIEAVNAALAELNPRDRRSHSPATALRAASRALSRLAVPESEAASPRLAQGQDVMVALEKAEEAVAEVETLLSRLAQESELDTAQLEATEERLFALRAAARKHHISVAALPQFLADLQARLSTLDIGELELTRLHQNVRETRQAFDDAAAILSGARQKAALALKSAIETEFRPLKLERARFEVAILPLPEAEWSARGKERVSFLIATNPGQTPSPMGKVASGGELSRIMLALKVVLAARSDMTTLVFDEVDAGVGGATAAAIGERLGDIAKNVQVFSVTHSPQIAAKADHHFRIVKNVVKDRTGTMAHRLHPEERREELARMLAGEKVTEAARGAADSLLGQGK, from the coding sequence GTGCTGACGCAAGTTTCCATTCGCGACGTTGTCCTTATCGAAAAGCTTGATCTGAAATTTGCAAATGGTTTGACGGTATTTACCGGCGAGACGGGCGCGGGCAAGTCAATCCTGCTTGACAGTCTCGGCCTCGCTTTGGGTGATCGAGCACGGGCGGGGCTGGTGCGCCACGGTGCAGCGCAGGCTTCCGTCTCCGCGACGTTTGAAATCCACGAATCGCACCCCGCCTTCACTCTGCTTCAGGAACATGGCGTGGATGTTGCCCCGGATGAAGAGCCTCTTATCCTCCGACGCGTCGTCTCCAAAGATGGCAAATCCCGCGCCTTCATCTCTGACCGGGCCGTGAGCAGCGCTCTGTTAAAGCGGCTTGGCGCGCTTCTTGTTGAAATTCAGGGCCAGCATGAGCAGATCACCCTGACCGATACCTCCCTGCATCGCGACCTTCTCGATCAATTCCGTATCCCGACAGATCTGCTGACGCAGGTTGCGGCTGGTTACCATGCCTATCAAGCCGCGCAATCCGCCGCGCAGACTGCGGAGGCTGGCCTGAAAGCCGCGCGGGAGGAAGAGGAATGGTTGAGACAGTCCGTGAGTGACCTCGCCACCCTCGCCCCTCAGGAAGCTGAGGAGGATGAACTCGTCACGCAAAGGACAAATCTACAGCGCGAAGAAAGACAGATCGAGGCCGTCAATGCCGCCCTTGCGGAGCTTAACCCGCGCGATCGCCGCAGTCACAGCCCCGCCACCGCCCTGCGCGCAGCCAGTCGCGCCCTCTCCCGCCTAGCCGTGCCGGAGAGCGAAGCGGCCTCACCGCGTCTGGCACAAGGGCAGGATGTCATGGTCGCGCTGGAAAAAGCGGAGGAGGCCGTGGCCGAGGTGGAAACCCTCCTCTCCCGCCTCGCGCAGGAGAGTGAGCTTGATACGGCGCAGTTGGAAGCCACGGAGGAACGTCTTTTCGCCCTGCGCGCGGCGGCACGCAAACATCACATATCGGTCGCGGCGCTACCGCAATTTCTCGCTGATTTACAGGCGCGGCTCAGCACGCTTGATATCGGGGAGTTGGAACTGACCCGGTTGCATCAGAATGTGCGGGAGACGCGGCAAGCTTTTGATGACGCCGCCGCCATATTGTCGGGGGCCCGTCAGAAAGCCGCCCTTGCGCTTAAATCCGCCATTGAGACCGAGTTTCGCCCCCTTAAGCTTGAGCGCGCACGTTTCGAAGTCGCGATCCTGCCCCTCCCTGAAGCGGAATGGAGCGCGCGCGGTAAAGAGCGTGTTTCGTTTCTGATCGCGACAAATCCGGGCCAGACACCCAGCCCGATGGGGAAGGTCGCTTCCGGGGGTGAACTCTCCCGTATTATGCTGGCCCTGAAAGTGGTGCTTGCGGCACGTTCGGACATGACAACGCTGGTATTTGATGAAGTCGATGCCGGGGTCGGCGGTGCCACTGCCGCCGCGATCGGGGAGAGGCTGGGTGATATCGCGAAAAACGTTCAGGTCTTCTCCGTCACGCATAGCCCGCAGATTGCCGCGAAAGCGGATCACCATTTTCGCATCGTGAAAAATGTCGTGAAGGATCGGACGGGAACCATGGCGCACCGCCTCCATCCGGAAGAACGTCGCGAGGAGCTGGCACGTATGCTTGCCGGTGAGAAAGTGACCGAGGCCGCCCGCGGGGCTGCCGATAGTTTATTGGGACAGGGTAAATGA
- a CDS encoding outer membrane protein assembly factor BamD has protein sequence MHVKIDFEFRSAKRARSSVVTCSVLSALALVACAHHDDTPAPKTVGSPETLYNYGIDALHAGRYKLASEQFETLQQNYPYSGYVGNAELMEGYAFYLQNAYPQAVQQLERYLLLHPTSPDAAYAYYLRALCFFEEIGTVDRDQQGTLEALGALQEVVTRYPETAYARDARLKIDLCRDHLAGKEMLVGRFYQKQRNYESAIGRYQRVVDDFQTTNHVPEALERLVEVNLQLGLTDDARKAASVLGYNYPRSRWYERAYDTLRYNGLITKEGSVPPKIERPNFFKRAWNWIF, from the coding sequence ATGCACGTGAAAATCGATTTTGAATTTCGAAGCGCCAAGCGGGCGCGCTCCAGCGTTGTGACCTGTTCCGTCCTGAGTGCCCTCGCCCTTGTGGCGTGCGCTCACCATGACGACACACCTGCCCCGAAAACGGTCGGCAGCCCGGAAACACTCTATAATTACGGTATCGATGCCCTGCATGCCGGTCGCTACAAGCTGGCGAGTGAGCAATTCGAAACCTTGCAGCAAAACTACCCTTATTCAGGCTATGTCGGTAATGCCGAGTTGATGGAGGGTTATGCCTTCTATCTGCAGAACGCCTACCCGCAGGCGGTTCAGCAGCTTGAGCGCTACCTTCTCCTTCACCCCACCAGTCCGGACGCCGCTTACGCCTATTATCTGCGCGCGCTCTGTTTCTTTGAAGAAATCGGCACGGTGGATCGTGACCAGCAGGGGACGCTTGAGGCGCTCGGCGCTTTGCAGGAGGTCGTAACACGCTACCCCGAGACGGCCTATGCACGCGATGCGCGGCTCAAGATCGATCTGTGCCGTGATCACCTTGCGGGCAAGGAAATGCTTGTCGGGCGTTTTTACCAGAAGCAACGTAATTACGAGTCTGCAATCGGGCGTTATCAGCGCGTCGTCGATGATTTCCAGACGACGAATCACGTGCCTGAAGCTTTAGAACGACTGGTGGAGGTCAATCTCCAGCTCGGCTTAACGGATGATGCGCGCAAGGCGGCCTCCGTCCTCGGCTATAACTACCCGCGCAGCCGATGGTATGAGCGCGCTTATGACACATTGCGTTATAACGGCCTGATCACGAAAGAGGGCTCTGTCCCCCCGAAAATAGAACGTCCGAACTTCTTCAAGCGTGCATGGAACTGGATTTTTTAA
- the lpxC gene encoding UDP-3-O-acyl-N-acetylglucosamine deacetylase, with protein MRHSPGVKERLRPGASTTPEGNVMHGLAGSPPEEARDLDAPLSPANRHGHGQGHLSLRYQTSFANPIHCRGVALHSGHEVNLALLPAPAGFGICFQRTDLPGSPLIPALYDHVIDTRLSTVIGVADAPHIRVATIEHLMAALHANHITNALITLDGPETPVFDGSSAAFDFLIRCAGRQNLGAPCPIISVKRVVRVTGLHGAFAELRPQEGAFSLSVSIDFSAQAIGFQHRDITLSEAIFRRDICESRTFVNMKEIEALRKAGLAKGGSLDNAVVVDGAKILNEGGFRYQDECARHKILDAIGDMYLTGAPIEGQFVGYKCGHDINNRLLRAVFADKANWRAISPLHGVNAPLHAVA; from the coding sequence ATGCGCCATTCTCCCGGCGTAAAAGAAAGACTGCGCCCCGGCGCATCAACTACTCCTGAGGGGAATGTCATGCACGGTCTGGCCGGTTCGCCACCTGAGGAAGCACGCGATCTCGACGCGCCGCTCTCCCCCGCAAACCGTCATGGTCACGGGCAGGGTCATCTTTCCCTTCGCTATCAGACGAGTTTCGCCAATCCCATTCATTGCCGCGGCGTCGCGCTTCATTCGGGGCATGAGGTCAATCTTGCGCTTTTGCCGGCACCGGCGGGCTTCGGCATCTGCTTTCAGCGTACGGATCTACCGGGCTCCCCGCTTATCCCCGCGCTTTATGACCATGTGATCGACACGCGCCTCAGCACCGTCATCGGGGTTGCGGATGCGCCGCACATACGCGTTGCCACGATTGAACATCTTATGGCGGCGCTTCATGCCAATCACATCACAAATGCGCTGATCACGCTCGATGGACCGGAAACACCGGTTTTTGATGGCTCCTCCGCCGCGTTTGATTTTCTCATCCGGTGTGCGGGGCGACAAAATCTTGGCGCACCCTGCCCGATTATTTCCGTCAAACGTGTCGTGCGTGTCACGGGATTGCACGGTGCATTCGCTGAGTTGCGCCCGCAGGAAGGCGCTTTCAGCCTGAGCGTCTCAATTGATTTCTCCGCGCAGGCGATCGGATTTCAGCATCGGGACATCACTTTGTCAGAGGCCATTTTCCGCCGCGACATTTGTGAGAGCCGCACTTTTGTCAATATGAAGGAAATCGAGGCGCTGCGTAAAGCCGGGCTGGCGAAAGGCGGTTCCCTCGATAATGCTGTTGTGGTCGATGGCGCCAAAATCCTCAATGAAGGGGGTTTTCGATATCAGGATGAATGCGCCCGACATAAAATCCTCGATGCGATCGGGGACATGTATCTCACAGGCGCTCCGATTGAGGGGCAATTCGTCGGATATAAATGCGGGCACGACATCAATAACCGGCTCCTTCGTGCCGTTTTCGCCGACAAGGCCAATTGGCGTGCGATATCGCCCCTTCATGGCGTCAATGCACCCCTCCACGCCGTCGCCTAG
- the ftsZ gene encoding cell division protein FtsZ, giving the protein MTLNLTAPQFTHSDFSPKITVIGVGGGGMNAVNNMIEMQLQGVEFVVANTDAQALANAKAERRVQLGPHLTQGLGAGAKPEIGRAAAEEAADEITRHIEGAHMIFVTAGMGGGTGTGAAPVIAKMARERKILTVGVVSTPFAFEGQKRKVLADAGVAELQQYVDTLIVIPNQNLFRMASERTTLREAFKMADKVLYMGVRGVTDLMLAPGLINLDFADIRTVMAEMGKAMMGTGEAEGEDRALMAANDAISNPLLDDTSMAGARGLLINITGGDDMTLYEVDQAAERIRQEVAEDATIIWGSAIDPELNGRIRVSVVATGIDAAKAAAAMEAARAAEAEKAASQAQSDAGASDEKRDATSERDISGGASVTPPPSASQEAPRTAAAPMRPTEPVRAPSPRSGLFSGAQPAPEPPHSRGFMGLVTGVLRGRPAPNGASDATPVRAEPTIVERADFKPGQAQLDPNDDEALDIPAFLRRDR; this is encoded by the coding sequence ATGACGCTCAATCTCACCGCCCCGCAATTCACCCATTCCGATTTTTCTCCCAAAATCACGGTTATTGGCGTCGGCGGCGGCGGGATGAATGCCGTCAATAACATGATCGAGATGCAACTACAGGGTGTCGAATTTGTGGTTGCCAACACGGACGCCCAGGCTCTGGCCAATGCCAAGGCGGAGCGACGGGTGCAATTAGGGCCACATTTGACACAGGGCCTCGGCGCGGGCGCAAAGCCGGAAATCGGGCGCGCCGCAGCGGAGGAAGCCGCGGATGAGATCACCCGCCACATTGAGGGTGCCCACATGATTTTCGTGACGGCCGGTATGGGTGGCGGCACAGGGACAGGCGCCGCCCCGGTCATCGCGAAAATGGCGCGTGAGCGCAAAATACTGACGGTCGGGGTTGTCAGCACGCCTTTCGCTTTTGAAGGACAGAAACGTAAGGTCCTGGCTGATGCCGGGGTTGCTGAATTGCAGCAATATGTCGATACGCTGATCGTCATTCCCAATCAAAATCTCTTCCGCATGGCGTCTGAGCGCACAACATTGCGCGAAGCCTTTAAGATGGCGGATAAAGTGCTTTATATGGGCGTGCGCGGCGTGACGGATCTGATGCTGGCGCCGGGACTCATTAATCTTGACTTCGCCGATATCCGCACGGTCATGGCTGAAATGGGCAAGGCCATGATGGGGACAGGTGAGGCAGAGGGTGAAGACCGCGCCCTGATGGCGGCAAATGATGCGATCTCCAACCCGCTTCTTGATGATACATCGATGGCCGGGGCGCGCGGGCTGCTGATCAACATCACAGGCGGCGACGATATGACGCTTTATGAAGTCGATCAGGCGGCGGAGCGCATCCGGCAGGAAGTCGCCGAGGATGCGACGATCATCTGGGGGTCCGCCATTGATCCGGAGTTAAATGGCCGCATCCGCGTTTCCGTCGTTGCAACCGGTATTGACGCCGCCAAGGCCGCCGCCGCGATGGAGGCTGCGCGCGCCGCAGAGGCTGAGAAAGCTGCCTCCCAGGCGCAGTCAGATGCGGGCGCGAGCGATGAGAAGCGCGACGCCACCTCAGAGCGTGATATCTCCGGAGGCGCAAGCGTCACCCCCCCGCCATCCGCGTCTCAGGAGGCACCGCGCACTGCCGCCGCACCGATGCGCCCGACTGAGCCGGTGCGTGCGCCCTCCCCGCGTTCCGGGCTTTTCTCCGGGGCGCAGCCGGCGCCTGAGCCCCCGCATTCCCGCGGATTCATGGGTCTGGTAACCGGTGTCCTGCGGGGAAGACCAGCCCCGAACGGTGCGTCGGACGCAACGCCTGTCCGCGCGGAGCCAACGATCGTGGAGCGCGCCGATTTCAAACCGGGTCAGGCGCAGCTTGATCCGAATGATGATGAAGCGCTCGATATCCCCGCTTTCCTCCGCCGGGATCGTTGA